A window of Lentibacillus sp. Marseille-P4043 contains these coding sequences:
- a CDS encoding type IV pilus twitching motility protein PilT: protein MKEQFDRWLIDACQKKASDVHLTVGKAPIFRINGQLTEQATKKLEPSDTEQIVKAIIPDNQWSQLEQQRELDFSYGISHVSRFRINTFYQRGALSLAIRIVPTEIPSIDELHLPSIMKEIIYQPQGLILVTGPTGSGKSTTLASMIDYMNKTLKKHIITLEDPIEYMHEHDQSIIDQREIGFDANSFQGALVACLRQDPDVILVGEMRDLETISTAITAAETGHLVLGTLHTQDAVSTIERIIDVFPAEQQTQVRIQLSTVLKAVISQRLLMKKDNMRRIVATEVLINTSAVKNLIRNEKLFQVQNVLQTSRELGMHTLEMDLKRLLQEDKIAYETAAPFMQERGLY, encoded by the coding sequence ATGAAAGAGCAGTTTGATAGATGGTTAATTGATGCATGTCAAAAAAAAGCATCTGATGTGCATTTAACGGTTGGAAAGGCCCCTATTTTTCGAATAAATGGACAGTTGACGGAGCAAGCTACAAAAAAATTGGAACCGTCTGACACGGAACAAATTGTCAAAGCGATCATTCCTGATAACCAATGGTCTCAATTGGAGCAACAGCGTGAATTGGATTTCTCCTATGGAATTAGTCATGTATCACGGTTTCGAATCAATACATTTTATCAAAGAGGTGCATTGTCACTTGCTATCCGGATCGTCCCGACGGAAATTCCGTCAATTGATGAATTGCATTTACCGTCGATTATGAAAGAAATAATTTATCAGCCACAAGGGTTAATACTTGTAACCGGTCCTACAGGAAGTGGGAAAAGTACAACCCTAGCTTCGATGATCGATTACATGAACAAAACATTAAAAAAGCATATTATTACGCTTGAAGACCCGATTGAATATATGCATGAACATGATCAATCTATTATTGATCAACGTGAAATTGGTTTTGATGCTAATAGTTTTCAGGGTGCACTTGTAGCGTGTTTGCGTCAAGACCCTGACGTTATTCTCGTTGGGGAGATGCGTGATTTAGAAACAATTTCAACAGCGATTACAGCTGCAGAGACTGGACATTTAGTATTAGGAACTTTACACACGCAAGACGCTGTATCAACAATCGAACGAATTATTGATGTCTTCCCAGCGGAACAGCAAACTCAAGTGCGAATTCAATTATCGACGGTCTTAAAAGCCGTTATTTCGCAACGGCTCTTAATGAAAAAAGACAATATGAGACGGATTGTTGCTACAGAAGTTTTAATCAATACGTCAGCAGTGAAAAATTTAATTCGTAATGAAAAGCTGTTTCAAGTCCAAAATGTGTTGCAAACGTCGAGAGAACTAGGAATGCACACACTTGAGATGGATCTAAAACGGTTGCTTCAAGAAGATAAAATCGCTTATGAAACAGCTGCTCCTTTTATGCAGGAGAGGGGTTTGTATTAG
- a CDS encoding type II secretion system F family protein yields MNYQYTGKRISGQKITGKIEADSKKAALFQLEKNGLIIFAIDETKPWNKDIILNKKIKNKDFVIFLRQYATLIHAGISISDATKTMMMQTENYSLKNALTDINKQLEQGQALSQAVERHPKVFPTLLVNMIRAGEASGKLDEILNQMADYYEKAYRNKQKVISALLYPSVVGVITLLLSLFLLVFVVPRFVSMFHSFGGEIPAFTQFVMTLSDWAGSYWWLLFVLVVLCLLVYKYLMQYNAFIYRIDVIKMKLPFLGVLVHKGALVRMTQTLSTLVNSSVPILQSVEITEKVVGNRVMQDVLEKARKSLEVGESITKPMKKHWAFPALVIQMIQIGERTGTLDHMLSKAAEFYEEEVEQLSNRIKTLIEPIMIIILTVIVGSIIAAVVIPMFSLFGNIQ; encoded by the coding sequence ATGAACTATCAATATACTGGCAAACGAATTTCGGGGCAAAAAATAACAGGGAAAATTGAAGCGGATTCCAAAAAAGCTGCACTGTTTCAACTGGAGAAAAACGGGTTGATCATTTTTGCTATCGATGAAACCAAACCATGGAACAAAGACATTATTTTAAATAAAAAGATCAAAAATAAGGATTTTGTTATCTTTCTTCGGCAATATGCTACGTTAATTCATGCAGGGATTTCTATTTCAGACGCTACCAAAACGATGATGATGCAAACGGAAAATTATTCATTAAAAAACGCGCTTACAGATATTAACAAGCAGCTTGAGCAGGGACAAGCCCTTTCCCAAGCTGTAGAACGTCATCCAAAAGTTTTCCCAACACTACTTGTTAACATGATCCGTGCAGGAGAAGCTAGTGGAAAGTTAGATGAAATTTTAAATCAAATGGCTGATTATTATGAGAAAGCGTACCGAAACAAACAAAAGGTTATTTCTGCGCTATTGTATCCAAGTGTTGTTGGTGTTATAACACTTTTACTTAGTTTATTTTTATTAGTATTTGTCGTACCACGATTTGTTAGTATGTTTCATTCCTTTGGCGGGGAAATACCAGCTTTCACGCAATTCGTTATGACCTTAAGTGATTGGGCAGGTTCTTATTGGTGGTTATTGTTCGTTTTAGTTGTACTTTGCTTACTAGTATATAAGTATCTTATGCAATATAATGCTTTCATTTATCGTATTGATGTGATAAAAATGAAACTCCCCTTTCTTGGTGTACTCGTGCATAAAGGGGCATTAGTCCGTATGACACAAACACTGAGTACGTTGGTTAATAGTTCCGTACCCATCTTACAATCTGTTGAAATAACTGAAAAGGTTGTTGGAAACCGTGTCATGCAAGATGTGCTTGAAAAGGCACGTAAATCCCTTGAAGTAGGCGAATCGATTACAAAACCAATGAAAAAGCATTGGGCCTTTCCTGCACTAGTCATCCAAATGATTCAAATTGGGGAGAGAACCGGGACTTTAGACCATATGTTGTCAAAGGCTGCAGAATTTTACGAAGAAGAAGTGGAACAATTGTCCAATCGAATCAAAACATTAATCGAACCAATTATGATTATTATCCTGACCGTAATTGTCGGCAGTATTATTGCGGCAGTGGTTATTCCGATGTTTTCGCTGTTTGGAAATATTCAATAG
- a CDS encoding prepilin-type N-terminal cleavage/methylation domain-containing protein, translating into MFARMKKILKKEKGFTLVELLAVIVILGIILAIAIPAVGNVISKSENDAKQANIDLILNAARLADVNGEFSDDMKVSELKDEGYLEEIPEVPGEEEETYGEGTVKKNEDGTFEYTSDIGKPSED; encoded by the coding sequence GTGTTTGCACGAATGAAGAAAATATTGAAAAAGGAAAAAGGATTTACGTTGGTAGAGTTACTAGCAGTCATCGTTATTTTGGGAATTATTTTAGCGATTGCGATTCCAGCAGTTGGGAACGTTATCAGTAAATCAGAAAACGATGCTAAACAAGCCAATATTGATTTAATATTAAATGCTGCAAGGTTGGCTGATGTTAATGGTGAGTTTAGTGATGATATGAAGGTTTCTGAATTAAAAGATGAAGGTTATTTAGAAGAAATTCCAGAAGTTCCTGGTGAAGAAGAAGAAACATATGGTGAGGGTACTGTAAAGAAAAATGAAGATGGAACATTCGAATACACAAGTGATATTGGAAAGCCATCCGAAGATTAA
- a CDS encoding prepilin peptidase, whose product MALLLMSMLIIIFVSDITYMLIPDKLLLFFLPLFIVMRYVEPLDPWWSAIVGALIGFAVIAIVILVSRGGMGAGDMKLFGVLGIVLGMQKVLLAFFLACVIGAFIGMLLLLFKVIERKQPIPFGPYIVVAAIVTYFYGDSLLNWYLNLL is encoded by the coding sequence ATGGCATTATTATTGATGTCGATGTTGATCATTATTTTCGTTTCTGATATTACATACATGTTGATCCCCGATAAGCTATTACTGTTCTTTTTACCACTTTTTATCGTGATGCGATACGTTGAACCCCTTGATCCGTGGTGGTCAGCAATTGTTGGAGCCTTAATTGGTTTTGCTGTTATTGCGATTGTAATCCTTGTTAGCCGTGGCGGTATGGGAGCGGGGGATATGAAATTGTTTGGAGTTCTAGGAATTGTGTTGGGAATGCAAAAGGTGTTACTAGCGTTTTTCCTCGCTTGTGTGATTGGTGCGTTTATCGGCATGCTGTTGCTCCTATTTAAGGTGATTGAACGTAAACAGCCTATTCCATTTGGGCCATATATAGTTGTGGCGGCAATTGTAACCTATTTTTACGGTGACTCTCTATTAAACTGGTATTTAAATCTTTTATAA
- the pilM gene encoding type IV pilus biogenesis protein PilM, which translates to MGLMNNGRVNMVITNHSLRYTFHKNASSSGLVTYGEVELPNGTIKDGTIANKSAFLEAVNLLVHQQKWKRKKLYFSLPDDTVVVRKLQIPAALSKEEAMGYVNTQIGNSLYLPFANPALAIEFLDNDRENREILLFAYPKEKITAFVAIFEEVGLKPVVADLTSLAVYRYYYLHQPDEKEHILLIHWDRDALVLTVFQQHKAIFTRHMKIEMVETPSEDKAMDTINEYITEINRIIDFYQYSITKGEERINKLLLSGDFPFLSAVQTALMNTVTIPIHYFQNEELPKKYIDVLGLALKQDV; encoded by the coding sequence ATGGGTTTGATGAATAATGGCAGAGTAAATATGGTTATCACAAATCATTCGTTACGTTATACATTTCATAAAAATGCTTCCAGCAGTGGTTTAGTTACATATGGGGAAGTAGAATTGCCAAACGGTACAATAAAAGACGGAACAATTGCTAACAAATCTGCTTTCTTAGAAGCGGTAAATCTTCTTGTACATCAGCAAAAATGGAAGCGAAAAAAGCTGTATTTTTCGCTTCCAGACGATACTGTAGTTGTTCGGAAATTACAGATTCCTGCAGCATTATCCAAAGAAGAAGCAATGGGATATGTAAATACACAAATTGGTAATAGCTTGTATTTACCATTTGCAAATCCTGCTTTAGCAATTGAATTTTTGGACAATGATAGGGAAAATAGAGAGATTTTATTATTTGCGTATCCCAAAGAGAAAATAACGGCCTTTGTAGCTATTTTTGAAGAAGTTGGACTGAAACCAGTAGTTGCGGATCTTACATCGCTAGCGGTTTACCGATATTATTATTTGCATCAGCCGGATGAAAAGGAGCACATCCTACTTATCCACTGGGATCGCGATGCACTTGTATTAACGGTTTTCCAGCAACATAAAGCCATTTTTACAAGGCATATGAAAATAGAAATGGTTGAAACGCCAAGTGAAGATAAAGCGATGGATACTATTAATGAATATATAACTGAAATCAATCGTATTATTGATTTTTACCAATATTCGATTACGAAAGGGGAGGAACGGATTAATAAGTTGCTTTTATCTGGGGACTTCCCGTTTTTATCTGCTGTTCAAACGGCACTAATGAATACAGTAACTATACCAATCCATTACTTTCAAAATGAAGAATTGCCGAAAAAATATATCGATGTTCTTGGTCTAGCACTAAAACAAGATGTGTGA